One Castanea sativa cultivar Marrone di Chiusa Pesio chromosome 4, ASM4071231v1 DNA window includes the following coding sequences:
- the LOC142632167 gene encoding NAC domain-containing protein 83-like: MDKLSFTQEGVTRILPPGFRFQPTDEELVFQYLKCKVFSCPLPASVIPEINVCKFDPWELLPGELEQERYFFSQKEAKYPNGNRIKRTTNSGYWKTTGTDKKIGSPRRNHIVGMKKTLVFYKGKPPHGSRTDWIMHEYRLVYAETTGCTFPQTHNSIQNSLVQMENWVLCRIYLKKGSVMKNNDMLISQTSSNNKIENVGVAQPRFFNFMLGYKSSLPLASSTSSSSSSSSSTTTEVSSSGADHEESTSARTTY, from the exons ATGGATAAGTTGAGTTTTACTCAGGAAGGTGTAACCAGAATATTGCCTCCTGGTTTTCGCTTCCAGCCCACTGATGAAGAGCTTGTATTCCAGTACTTAAAATGCAAGGTTTTCTCATGCCCATTGCCTGCTTCAGTCATTCCTGAGATCAACGTTTGCAAGTTTGATCCATGGGAATTATTGCCGG GTGAACTCGAGCAAGAGAGGTACTTTTTCAGCCAAAAGGAAGCAAAATATCCTAATGGAAACCGAATCAAAAGGACAACCAATTCTGGTTATTGGAAGACAACTGGGACAGACAAAAAAATTGGATCTCCAAGAAGAAATCATATTGTGGGAATGAAAAAGACTTTGGTTTTTTACAAAGGGAAACCTCCCCATGGATCTAGAACTGATTGGATCATGCATGAATATCGTCTTGTCTATGCAGAAACTACAGGGTGCACTTTCCCACAGACACATAACTCAATCCAG AACTCTTTGGTCCAAATGGAAAATTGGGTTCTTTGTCGCATTTATTTGAAGAAAGGAAGTGTCATGAAAAACAATGACATGCTGATTAGTCAAACTAGCTCAAACAACAAAATCGAGAATGTTGGGGTGGCACAACCTagattctttaattttatgttgGGATACAAGTCTAGTTTGCCTCTTGCTTCTTCAACTTCTTCGTCATCATCTTCAAGTTCCAGTACTACGACTGAGGTCTCTTCTAGTGGTGCAGATCATGAAGAAAGCACTAGTGCCCGCACCACTTATTGA
- the LOC142630816 gene encoding uncharacterized protein LOC142630816, with product MEAAAREHIEEIRRTKFSIGGEQNPLIEDLHQAVKNLSAELYAKDAHFLMELIQNAEDNNYLKGVDPSLEFVITSEDITNTGAPATLLIFNNEKGFSSKNIDSICSVGRSTKKGNRKRGYIGEKGIGFKSVFLVSSQPCIFSNGYQIRFNEDPCPHCNLGYIVPEWVEESPTLSDIKKIYGSGTTLPTTTIVLPLKFDKVKPVKEQLSNVHPEVLLFLSKIRQLSIREHNKDPRLNTVSAIAITSETELVERKNIDAVSYTVHLSADEKDKEYEGECRYFMWKQKFPVRQENKVERRMEVEELVITLAFPFDERLHRGMSSPGIYAFLPTEMVTNFPFIIQADFLLASSRETILLDSKWNQGILDCVPSAFIDAFDSLVINSVNAPVSSLAPMFRFIPINSSSYQELNVVRESIKSKLLEKNILPSESYTEQKSFHQPREVGRLMPAFWTILEKAREQKVSLVHLSSHGKHILSSSFDRTEYDNILNFLGVELVNNEWYAECIQSSKLVKGVSEDVYLELLLFISDNWRFKFELTKIKDIPLIKYVDLYGDVSLCSINESKQLTRNRVVSLSRHSNHISWLIDWNKEFKCPANYFFWPKSTQEAIRVFSKRDTVLKWLQDHVKVGGMSVYEYAIHLNNYLSSCQKRAIAFVHFLYHSLRKSFLSQGEVGVLCHSVPLVDNYGNLKSQRKGVLVPAKGSKWVGLIGSNPWKNEGYVELAEEYLQPGYFAGEYASGERLLEFLKTHVVASDIPDISPPNAAIPTVSSPLTKKNAFLLLGWIRKMKRKEIDIPKKFLKCIKEGSWLKITTSGCHGYRPPLESFMLSSLLGNILQNGSVLVDIPLLDLSFYGDEINEYKEELKKIGVMSEYGEACEFIAKHLMSFTEYSTLSRDQVLSVLNFIRFLRKKFLPQDEFINSIKDKRWLKTWCGVRSPVESVLFDEEWKTASQISSIPFIDQNYFGEEILSFREELKLLGVVIGFNDRYQLVVDNFKLPSSSSLKPEAVLLILECMRSLGSSNKLVQALRGVKCFKTNLGYKPPGECFLFDPQWVCILQVFEGFALIDHDFYGCSIFSYRNELKQTGVKVDFEVAVKEFADKFKREASSMTKERVLSFLSCRRQLKDNAYVFPLDLIINIRGLKWLQTRCGDKRSPRDCILFGPDWQSILPITVDLPFLDDSDSYYGKDIHKYKEELKNMGVIVEFKDGAKFVAAGLHFPIFPSHITNENVFSLLQCIRILNERVNYSFPDPFLKQISRKWLKTTKGYRPPENCLLFDPRWGSYLRRTDGPFIDENFYGSNITLYKEELKTIGVILDVKEGCSLIASHLELHVQLPTIVRIYNYLSLFNWDPDSEVAKGIWIPYGSQNGEWVSPCECVLHDKDGLFSSQLKVLDKYYAQKLLNFFSHAFRVKCNPSVADYCKLWEVWESSGRRLSHDDCLKFWGYILKHWGEKTEKTLTEKLVKLPVASGSDEVLLFNKHDVFIADDLQLQDLFKQFSAQSLFVWYPRPSKPSLPQMKLFDIYRKIGVRTISESVEKKESNTVDVAQLNQVNPKENLITKDLIMLILGFLANPVMKMEAERRHEIIRGLLNITFLEIVEPITINYSLSLSSGEIMNARASRMICWDRESSKFFTQKLDRSSGYKNQMEYATYFSEAISEGVLWENSDHIGALSELIKLAFMVEFNEEAVRFLMKFKNLQIFLEDEEFLASVFPSD from the exons ATGGAGGCTGCAGCGAGAGAACACATTGAAGAGATACGCAGAACAAAGTTCTCCATTGGAGGGGAACAGAACCCATTAATAGAGGATCTTCACCAGGCTGTCAAGAACCTCTCTGCTGAGCTTTATGCCAAGGATGCACATTTTCTCATGGAACTCATTCAG AATGCTGAAGATAATAATTACTTGAAGGGAGTGGATCCATCCCTTGAGTTTGTAATCACTTCTGAGGACATTACAAACACAGGGGCTCCAGCAACATTGCTGATTTTCAACAATGAGAAAGGTTTCTCATCAAAAAACATTGATTCTATTTGTAGTGTTGGTCGGTCCACCAAGAAAGGCAACAGGAAACGTGGTTATATCGGAGAGAAAG GAATTGGATTTAAGAGCGTCTTTCTGGTTAGTTCTCAGCCATGCATATTCAGCAATGGATATCAAATACGATTCAATGAAGATCCTTGCCCACATTGCAATCTCGGGTACATAGTTCCTGAATGGGTTGAGGAGAGTCCAACTCTTTCTgacatcaaaaaaatatatggttCTGGGACTACTcttccaacaacaacaatagtcTTACCTCTGAAGTTCGATAAGGTCAAACCTGTGAAGGAGCAGCTCTCAAATGTTCATCCTGAAGTTCTATTGTTCCTATCAAAGATTAGGCAACTTTCAATTAGGGAACATAACAAGGATCCTAGGCTGAATACAGTAAGTGCAATAGCAATTACAAGTGAGACTGAATTGGTGGAAAGGAAGAACATTGATGCTGTGTCCTACACAGTCCATCTCTCTGCTGATGAAAAGGATAAGGAGTATGAGGGAGAATGCAGGTACTTTATGTGGAAGCAAAAGTTTCCTGTTAGGCAAGAAAACAAAGTGGAAAGGAGAATGGAAGTTGAAGAGTTGGTGATCACATTGGCTTTTCCTTTTGATGAGCGCCTCCACAGGGGAATGAGCTCACCTGGGATCTATGCATTTCTTCCCACAGAGATGGTTACTAACTTTCCCTTCATAATTCAGGCAGATTTTCTTCTTGCCTCATCAAGGGAAACAATTCTCTTGGACAGTAAGTGGAACCAGGGGATTCTTGACTGCGTGCCCTCTGCTTTTATCGATGCTTTTGATTCGCTAGTTATAAATTCTGTGAATGCGCCAGTGTCTAGCTTGGCTCCCATGTTCAGGTTCATTCCCATCAACAGCTCTTCTTATCAAGAGTTGAATGTTGTCAGGGAGTCCATCAAATCAAAGCTTCTCGAAAAAAATATTCTTCCAAGTGAGTCATACACGGAGCAGAAGTCCTTTCATCAACCTCGTGAAGTTGGTAGGCTTATGCCTGCTTTTTGGACCATTCTGGAAAAGGCAAGGGAGCAAAAGGTGAGCTTGGTTCATCTTTCATCACATGGAAAGCACATTTTGAGCTCCTCATTTGATAGAACAGAATATGATAACATATTGAATTTCTTGGGTGTGGAACTAGTCAACAACGAATGGTACGCAGAGTGCATCCAAAGTTCTAAACTTGTTAAAGGAGTGTCAGAGGACGTGTACTTGGAGCTTTTACTGTTTATTTCTGATAACTggaggttcaaatttgaattaaccAAAATCAAGGACATTCCACTAATAAAATATGTGGATCTTTATGGCGATGTGTCTTTGTGCAGCATAAATGAATCCAAGCAGTTGACTCGTAACAGAGTGGTGTCCTTATCCCGTCATTCTAATCATATCTCATGGCTGATTGACTGGAACAAGGAATTCAAATGTCCAGCCAATTACTTTTTTTGGCCGAAAAGCACACAAGAAGCTATTCGGGTCTTCTCTAAGAGGGATACAGTCTTGAAGTGGCTACAAGATCATGTGAAGGTTGGTGGTATGAGCGTCTATGAATATGCAATTCACCTAAATAATTATCTCAGTAGTTGCCAGAAGCGTGCTATTGCCTTTGTTCACTTTTTGTACCACTCCCTTCGAAAGTCTTTTCTTTCCCAAGGGGAGGTTGGTGTTTTATGTCATTCTGTGCCACTTGTGGATAACTATGGAAATCTAAAGAGTCAAAGAAAAGGGGTTCTTGTCCCTGCCAAGGGAAGCAAATGGGTGGGATTGATTGGTTCAAATCCATGGAAAAATGAAGGCTACGTTGAGTTAGCCGAAGAATACTTGCAACCAGGCTATTTTGCTGGTGAATATGCTTCCGGAGAAAGACTCTTGGAGTTCCTTAAAACTCATGTTGTAGCTTCTGATATCCCTGATATATCTCCTCCTAATGCTGCAATTCCTACAGTATCATCACCACTCACCAAGAAAAATGCATTCTTGCTGTTGGGCTGGATTAGAAAGATGAAACGTAAAGAAATTGACATTCCCAAGAAGTTCTTGAAATGCATAAAGGAAGGTAGCTGGCTGAAAATTACTACTAGTGGCTGTCATGGTTACCGGCCACCTTTGGAGTCATTCATGCTTTCCTCTTTGTTGGGAAACATTTTGCAGAACGGATCCGTGCTTGTTGATATTCCGTTGCTTGATCTAAGTTTTTATGGTGATGAAATAAATGAGTATAAGGAGGAGCTGAAGAAAATTGGAGTCATGTCTGAGTATGGAGAAGCATGTGAATTTATTGCAAAGCATCTTATGTCTTTCACAGAATACTCCACTTTAAGTAGAGACCAAGTGCTGTCTGTACTAAATTTCATCAGATTTTTGAGGAAAAAGTTTCTTCCTCAGGATGAGTTCATCAACAGTATCAAGGATAAGAGATGGCTAAAGACATGGTGTGGTGTCAGGTCTCCAGTTGAATCTGTTTTGTTTGATGAGGAATGGAAAACTGCATCACAAATCAGTAGCATCCCCTTCATCGATCAAAATTACTTTGGAGAGGAAATCCTTTCTTTTAGAGAGGAACTCAAGTTGCTTGGTGTGGTAATTGGTTTCAATGATCGTTATCAGCTCGTTGTAGACAACTTCAAATTACCTTCAAGCTCATCTCTGAAACCTGAGGCTGTTCTTTTGATACTTGAATGTATGCGAAGTCTAGGATCATCTAACAAACTTGTTCAGGCATTGAGAGGTGTGAAATGCTTCAAGACGAATCTTGGGTACAAGCCTCCGGGAGAATGTTTCTTGTTTGACCCTCAATGGGTTTGCATTCTACAGGTTTTTGAAGGTTTTGCATTGATTGATCATGATTTTTATGGATGCAGTATCTTCTCTTACAGAAACGAGTTGAAGCAAACTGGAGTGAAGGTGGATTTTGAGGTGGCGGTAAAAGAATTTGCTGACAAATTCAAGCGGGAGGCATCTTCCATGACTAAAGAACgtgttctctcttttctttcatgTCGTAGACAGCTAAAAGATAATGCATATGTGTTTCCTCTAGATCTTATCATAAACATACGTGGCCTTAAGTGGTTGCAAACTAGGTGTGGTGATAAGAGATCTCCGAGAGATTGCATTCTGTTTGGGCCAGATTGGCAGTCAATTTTACCAATTACTGTTGACCTCCCTTTCTTAGATGATAGTGACAGCTATTATGGCAAGGACATTCATAAATACAAGGAAGAGCTGAAGAACATGGGGgttattgttgaattcaaaGATGGTGCGAAGTTTGTAGCAGCTGGTCTTCACTTTCCCATATTTCCTTCCCACATAACTaatgaaaatgtgttttcatTGCTGCAATGCATACGGATTTTAAATGAACGAGTGAATTACTCCTTTCCAGATCCTTTCCTAAAACAAATTTCTCGGAAATGGTTGAAGACCACTAAAGGTTATAGGCCTCCAGAAAATTGCTTATTATTCGATCCTAGGTGGGGCTCTTATTTGAGGCGGACAGATGGACCTTTTattgatgaaaatttttatggttCTAATATTACACTGTACAAAGAAGAGCTCAAGACAATAGGAGTCATCCTTGATGTTAAAGAAGGATGCTCATTGATTGCCAGCCACCTTGAGCTCCATGTTCAGTTGCCTACCATAGTTCGAATATATAATTACTTGAGTCTATTTAATTGGGATCCAGACAGTGAAGTTGCAAAAGGGATATGGATCCCGTATGGAAGTCAGAATGGAGAGTGGGTCAGCCCCTGTGAATGTGTTCTGCATGATAAGGATGGTCTCTTCAGTTCGCAGCTGAAAGTTCTTGACAAATATTATGCGCAAAAGTTACTTAACTTCTTCTCACATGCTTTCCGTGTTAAATGCAATCCTTCAGTTGCTGATTACTGTAAGCTTTGGGAGGTTTGGGAAAGTTCAGGACGTCGATTGTCACATGATGACTGTCTTAAGTTCTGGGGTTATATTTTGAAGCACTGGGGTGAAAAGACTGAGAAAACTCTCACTGAGAAGCTGGTGAAATTGCCAGTTGCTTCTGGCTCAGATGAAGTTTTGCTGTTCAACAAGCATGATGTTTTTATAGCTGATGATCTTCAGCTGCAAGATCTTTTCAAACAGTTTTCTGCTCAATCTCTATTTGTCTGGTACCCTCGACCAAGCAAGCCTTCTTTACCTCAGATGAAGTTGTTTGACATTTACAGGAAGATAGGTGTTCGCACTATATCCGAGTCTGTAGAGAAGAAAGAATCAAACACAGTGGATGTTGCTCAACTCAATCAGGTGAATCCAAAGGAGAATTTGATTACAAAAGATCTGATTATGCTCATCCTTGGTTTTCTTGCAAATCCTGTGATGAAAATGGAAGCAGAAAGGAGGCATGAAATTATCCGAGGGCTTCTGAATATTACTTTCCTTGAGATAGTTGAACCGATAACTATAAACTACAGTTTATCACTTTCTTCAGGGGAGATCATGAATGCGAGAGCAAGCCGGATGATATGCTGGGATAGAGAGTCTTCAAAGTTTTTCACACAGAAGTTGGACAGGTCTAGTGGATATAAGAATCAAATGGAATATGCTACATATTTTTCTGAAGCAATATCTGAGGGTGTGTTATGGGAAAACAGTGATCATATTGGTGCACTCTCTGAACTGATCAAGCTGGCCTTCATGGTGGAATTTAATGAGGAAGCAGTAAGGTTTTTAATGAAGTTCAAGAATTTGCAAATTTTCTTGGAGGACGAGGAGTTCCTTGCATCTGTCTTCCCTTCTGACTAG